The sequence TAATAGTTACAAATAAGAAATTATTTCACGAAGAAAGAAGATGGCTTTTATGAGTAGAATTCTAAAAGATAGACGACTTTACAGCTTACTTACTGCTAATATCTTTTCCTCTATTGGGTCTGGTATTACCATGATTACGATTCCTTGGTTGTTGGTCAATCGAGAAGGTGGAGAGCAGCTCTTCGGCTATGCGGCGCTGAGTATGACTTTACTCTTGTTTTTCGCTTCTCCTTATATCGGGACGTTAATCGATCGTTTCCCACGTAAGCAGATGCTGCTCTTTAGTGAGATCTTTGGTTTTACCGTGATTGCTACCCTGGCTTTTTGGGGATTTTTCTCTGGGCACTTCGAAACCTGGCAATTGATCTCGATCTACGCAGCCGGCTCTTTATACTATTCTTTACACTATCCTACTCAATTTGCTTTTACTCAGGAGATCTTTGAGAAGTCTCAATATCAATCACTTAATAGTGTCATGGAAATCCAAAACCAAACCGCCTCCATGGTTGCCGGAGGGCTAGCTAGTTTACTTATTGATAAAATCAACTTATCGTATCTGCTCATGCTTGATGCTGCCACTTATATTATCGGTTATTTCCTTATCCTCTCTATTCCTTATATTCAACACCAATCTGGGGCTGCTAGAGAGAAGTCTACCGTATGGAACAATATGAAGGAAGGGTTCCTCTATCTAAAGGATAAGCCCTTATTTACCCTCTTTTTCATCTGTTCGCTTATGCCGTTTATCGGAGTCATGGTGGGGAATTACTTATTTCCTGTTTATATCTCCAAGATACTTCAAGCGGATGCTAGTGTGATGGGCCTATCTGACATGGTTTATGCCATTGGAGCGGTTCTCGCAGGGTTTACCCTTCCTATCCTTATTAATAAATTAGGCTCCTATCGCGCTGTCGCCATTACGGTTGCCGTGTTCACGATAGGAACGCTTATTACTGCCTGGATCCCAGTGGTTAGTCTATTCCTTTTCCTCAAGATTGCTTTAGGCTGGGGAAATGCAGGAGCTCGGGTGGCAAGGAATACCATTCTAATGGAAACTGTACCGAACCATCTGATTGGTCGGGTCAACAGCTTCTTCAATGCCGTAGGCATGGGACTACGAGTCTGCCTCATTGGTCTGTTCAGTCAGACCATTGT is a genomic window of Ammoniphilus sp. CFH 90114 containing:
- a CDS encoding MFS transporter — its product is MSRILKDRRLYSLLTANIFSSIGSGITMITIPWLLVNREGGEQLFGYAALSMTLLLFFASPYIGTLIDRFPRKQMLLFSEIFGFTVIATLAFWGFFSGHFETWQLISIYAAGSLYYSLHYPTQFAFTQEIFEKSQYQSLNSVMEIQNQTASMVAGGLASLLIDKINLSYLLMLDAATYIIGYFLILSIPYIQHQSGAAREKSTVWNNMKEGFLYLKDKPLFTLFFICSLMPFIGVMVGNYLFPVYISKILQADASVMGLSDMVYAIGAVLAGFTLPILINKLGSYRAVAITVAVFTIGTLITAWIPVVSLFLFLKIALGWGNAGARVARNTILMETVPNHLIGRVNSFFNAVGMGLRVCLIGLFSQTIVYTGASVSLSIMGIVLAFALFGVLSSRSLFTVQKADLIPATSKPTAL